A window of the Virgibacillus pantothenticus genome harbors these coding sequences:
- the recG gene encoding ATP-dependent DNA helicase RecG → MLSDPVTHVKGVGEKMGEDFAQIGIHTVEELLNYFPYRYDVFEIKPLSELIHDDKVTIEGRVIHDPSLTFYGKQKSRLTFTLEVEQVAVKAVIFNRAFAKKHIHSGDTVTLVGKWDAHRLQITVSTYKKGPASQQDEMQPVYPAKGELSPTKLKKAIQQALASYAAAIDEILPAPFLTAYKLPSRKEAYQTMHMPKSRIALKHARRRFIYEEFLVFQLKMQLLRKWKREATTGNVQQYDQLRVKAFMDSFPFTLTDAQQSALHQILADMASPYRMNRLLQGDVGSGKTAVAAICLYASVTAGKQSALMVPTEILAEQHYQSLTELFGDRASITLLTGSVKGKKRRERLEQISTHQLDIVVGTHALIQDDVQFADLGFVIVDEQHRFGVEQRRVLREKGLYPDVLFMTATPIPRTLAITAFGDMDVSVIDQMPVGRKEIETYWVKESMLDRVLQFVGKHIVSGEQAYVICPLIEESDKLDIQNAVDVYHDLRAYFPASIHIGLMHGRLSAEEKDTVMKQFANNEIHLLVSTTVVEVGVNVPNATIMMIYDAERFGLSQLHQLRGRVGRGEKQSYCILIADPKGETGKERMRIMAETTDGFALSEQDLQLRGPGDFFGKKQSGLPEFKVADMVHDYRALETARKDAQEIIDNDLLETKEYQALLQYVENNFQTDEKLD, encoded by the coding sequence ATGTTATCCGATCCTGTTACTCACGTGAAAGGTGTCGGGGAAAAAATGGGCGAGGATTTTGCTCAGATCGGAATTCATACAGTAGAAGAGCTACTGAATTATTTTCCGTATCGATATGATGTGTTCGAAATAAAACCTCTGAGTGAGCTCATACACGACGATAAGGTTACGATTGAGGGAAGGGTAATTCATGATCCTTCTCTTACTTTTTATGGAAAGCAAAAATCGCGTTTAACATTCACGCTAGAGGTAGAACAAGTTGCTGTAAAAGCAGTTATTTTTAACAGAGCGTTTGCTAAAAAACATATTCATAGTGGAGATACTGTGACTCTAGTGGGGAAATGGGATGCACACCGACTGCAAATCACTGTGAGTACTTATAAAAAAGGCCCTGCTTCCCAGCAAGATGAAATGCAGCCCGTTTATCCCGCTAAAGGGGAGCTGTCACCAACAAAATTAAAGAAGGCCATCCAACAGGCATTGGCTAGCTATGCAGCCGCTATTGATGAAATACTGCCAGCGCCTTTTTTAACAGCATACAAATTACCAAGTCGTAAAGAAGCCTATCAGACTATGCATATGCCCAAAAGCCGGATTGCATTGAAGCATGCGCGGAGACGGTTTATTTATGAAGAGTTCTTAGTATTTCAATTAAAGATGCAATTGTTACGAAAATGGAAACGTGAAGCAACCACTGGTAATGTCCAGCAATACGATCAGCTACGTGTGAAGGCATTTATGGATAGTTTCCCATTTACGTTAACAGATGCACAGCAATCTGCACTTCATCAGATTTTAGCGGATATGGCATCTCCTTATCGGATGAACCGTTTATTACAAGGTGATGTTGGTTCCGGTAAAACAGCTGTAGCAGCAATTTGTTTGTATGCTTCTGTTACAGCTGGAAAGCAAAGTGCTTTAATGGTTCCAACCGAAATATTGGCAGAACAACATTACCAATCGCTAACTGAACTGTTTGGAGATAGAGCTTCCATCACCTTACTTACTGGTTCTGTTAAAGGGAAAAAGCGGAGAGAACGACTGGAACAAATTTCTACTCATCAACTTGATATTGTTGTCGGGACACATGCATTGATTCAAGACGATGTGCAATTTGCCGATCTGGGATTTGTTATTGTGGATGAGCAACACCGATTTGGGGTAGAGCAAAGACGGGTTTTAAGAGAAAAAGGTTTGTATCCAGACGTTTTGTTTATGACAGCTACGCCAATTCCTCGAACTTTGGCAATTACTGCATTTGGAGATATGGATGTCTCTGTTATTGATCAGATGCCAGTAGGTAGAAAAGAAATCGAAACGTATTGGGTTAAAGAATCGATGCTGGATCGTGTATTGCAGTTTGTCGGTAAGCATATTGTTTCTGGTGAGCAAGCGTATGTCATTTGCCCGCTGATAGAAGAATCAGACAAATTGGATATTCAAAACGCAGTAGATGTATACCATGATCTACGGGCATATTTTCCAGCGTCCATTCATATCGGCTTAATGCATGGAAGGCTATCGGCTGAAGAAAAGGATACCGTTATGAAACAATTCGCAAATAATGAGATTCACTTGCTTGTTTCGACCACAGTTGTGGAAGTGGGCGTAAACGTTCCTAACGCAACCATTATGATGATTTATGATGCGGAGCGATTTGGCTTATCTCAGTTGCATCAATTACGTGGCAGAGTAGGCAGGGGGGAGAAACAGAGCTATTGTATTTTAATTGCCGATCCCAAAGGCGAGACTGGGAAAGAGCGCATGCGCATTATGGCAGAAACGACGGATGGCTTTGCTTTATCGGAACAGGATCTGCAATTGCGTGGACCAGGCGATTTTTTTGGTAAAAAACAAAGTGGACTGCCAGAATTTAAAGTAGCTGACATGGTTCATGATTATCGTGCTTTAGAAACAGCCAGGAAAGATGCGCAGGAAATTATTGATAATGATTTATTGGAAACCAAAGAATATCAGGCACTTCTCCAATATGTAGAAAATAATTTCCAAACCGATGAAAAATTGGATTAA